One SAR86 cluster bacterium genomic region harbors:
- a CDS encoding aminotransferase class III-fold pyridoxal phosphate-dependent enzyme, with amino-acid sequence MKNSLNLDNYWMPFTANQLFKENPRLLVESSGMYYTSHDDRNILDGVAGLWCCNVGHCHPTVVSAIREQVGKLDYSTIFNMAHPKIFELAEKVSSLTPEGLDRIFFGNSGSEAVETAMKVVLGYHALRGEPNRTKFIGREKGYHGVNFGGTSVGGIPLNKDIFGSLFSDVDLIPHTWNPAYMAFSKGVPSWGGHLADILEEKLLVHDPSTVAAVIIEPVTGSGGVIVPPEGYLKKIRDICDKYNILLIFDEVITGFGRLGHSFAAERFQVRPDIITMAKGLTSGVIPMSAVAFRNDIHQEFMSASPDSIELFHGYTYSGHPVASAAALAVLEVYEEEDLFNRALSLETLFEDTLHSLKGINDSVLDIRNIGLMGAIHFNDNKGPANATSMKVFQECYDQGLLLRSSADYLVISPALIVQEEQILKIGETLKSVINKL; translated from the coding sequence ATGAAAAATTCTCTTAACCTAGATAATTACTGGATGCCTTTTACCGCCAACCAGTTATTTAAGGAAAATCCTAGATTACTTGTCGAGTCATCTGGTATGTATTATACCTCTCATGATGACAGAAATATTTTAGATGGTGTAGCTGGGCTTTGGTGTTGCAATGTAGGTCATTGCCATCCTACGGTTGTTTCAGCTATTCGAGAACAAGTTGGAAAGTTAGATTATTCCACTATCTTTAATATGGCTCATCCAAAGATTTTTGAACTTGCAGAAAAGGTTTCGTCTTTAACACCAGAAGGCTTAGATAGAATTTTTTTTGGAAATTCAGGATCGGAAGCTGTTGAGACTGCAATGAAGGTTGTGCTCGGCTATCATGCTCTTAGAGGTGAACCTAATAGGACTAAATTCATAGGTAGAGAAAAGGGTTATCATGGAGTAAATTTTGGAGGAACTTCAGTTGGAGGCATTCCTTTGAACAAGGATATTTTTGGCTCTCTTTTCTCAGATGTAGATCTTATTCCCCATACTTGGAATCCAGCCTATATGGCATTTTCTAAAGGAGTGCCTTCATGGGGAGGGCATTTAGCTGATATTCTAGAAGAAAAATTACTAGTTCATGATCCGTCTACAGTAGCAGCGGTTATTATTGAGCCAGTTACTGGTTCAGGTGGGGTAATTGTTCCGCCGGAAGGTTATTTAAAAAAAATAAGAGATATTTGTGACAAATACAATATCTTGCTGATATTTGATGAAGTAATAACTGGCTTTGGTAGACTTGGCCACTCCTTTGCTGCTGAACGATTTCAAGTTAGACCAGATATAATAACAATGGCCAAAGGACTTACCAGTGGAGTAATACCCATGAGTGCTGTAGCTTTCAGGAATGATATTCATCAAGAATTTATGAGTGCCTCTCCCGATTCAATAGAATTATTCCACGGTTATACCTATTCTGGGCATCCTGTTGCTTCTGCAGCGGCTCTAGCTGTATTAGAGGTATATGAGGAAGAAGATTTATTCAATAGAGCATTATCGTTAGAGACTCTTTTTGAAGATACTCTTCATTCTCTAAAAGGTATTAATGATTCTGTTTTAGACATAAGGAACATTGGCCTGATGGGAGCAATTCATTTTAATGATAACAAAGGACCTGCTAATGCAACTTCGATGAAAGTATTTCAAGAATGTTATGATCAGGGACTTCTTCTTAGATCTTCTGCAGACTATTTAGTTATTTCTCCTGCTCTGATAGTCCAAGAGGAGCAAATATTAAAAATAGGTGAAACTTTAAAATCTGTAATTAATAAATTATAA
- a CDS encoding TetR/AcrR family transcriptional regulator, producing the protein MNLLKKLPKIPQQERSKKKRALILETSKRIIKDLGPDALTLKNVAERANLKRPSLYKLFPSVESIIFSLSELYIKELLNLIKSNFNQVKSQELEYYLKIFIDVSSIFLNKQRYLSFLFINLNMNFHSIERSLNHQEHLAISFSTLLNEQNIKFDGEKIMIAVQIIFAVLGHGLRSKGLIDSRTINDAKRSALAVISI; encoded by the coding sequence ATGAATCTTTTAAAGAAACTTCCAAAGATACCCCAACAAGAGAGAAGTAAAAAAAAACGGGCTTTGATCTTAGAGACATCTAAAAGAATCATAAAAGATCTTGGTCCAGATGCGTTAACTTTAAAAAATGTTGCAGAACGAGCAAACTTAAAAAGACCTTCTTTATATAAACTATTTCCTAGTGTTGAATCTATAATATTTTCCCTAAGCGAACTCTACATTAAAGAACTTCTTAATTTAATTAAAAGTAACTTTAACCAAGTTAAATCCCAAGAACTAGAATACTATCTTAAAATTTTCATAGATGTATCATCTATCTTTCTCAATAAACAACGCTACCTATCTTTTCTATTTATTAATCTAAATATGAATTTCCATTCAATTGAGCGGTCATTAAATCATCAAGAACATTTAGCAATTTCCTTTTCCACATTATTAAACGAACAAAATATTAAATTTGATGGGGAAAAAATAATGATTGCTGTGCAAATAATTTTTGCTGTTCTAGGTCATGGTTTAAGGTCTAAAGGTTTGATTGACTCAAGAACGATAAATGATGCTAAAAGATCTGCATTAGCCGTTATTTCAATTTAA
- the gspM gene encoding type II secretion system protein GspM: MKYYRNKLDRNQEILVVFTIFMALVLVLGGLYQGVYSWKEKSIQDLNDERILFLKIKKVMESSPISTSGELTAENFASKVGTIARKNGVLIDRLQPIKQGSLSITIKNVNFIDLLNLLRDLKSQGLVSISNASLRRNISGGKHIGLKAQIVLSL; encoded by the coding sequence ATGAAATATTACAGAAATAAATTAGATCGAAATCAAGAAATTTTAGTTGTTTTTACTATATTTATGGCTTTAGTATTAGTCTTAGGAGGTCTCTATCAAGGAGTTTATTCTTGGAAAGAGAAGTCAATTCAAGATTTAAATGATGAAAGAATTCTTTTTTTAAAAATCAAAAAGGTAATGGAGTCATCACCCATTAGTACATCTGGAGAGCTAACTGCTGAAAATTTTGCTTCTAAAGTAGGTACTATAGCTCGTAAAAACGGGGTTCTAATAGACAGATTGCAACCTATTAAACAAGGAAGTTTATCTATTACTATTAAAAATGTGAATTTTATTGATTTATTAAATTTACTAAGAGATTTAAAAAGTCAGGGCTTGGTATCAATTTCTAATGCTTCATTAAGACGTAACATATCAGGGGGCAAACACATTGGACTAAAGGCGCAGATAGTACTATCACTGTAA
- a CDS encoding type II secretion system protein GspL codes for MDNLFLILDTHDHDFIDFLIDDGNNSYKRVSFVEENFQGYDQFKIHLIISNSGTRFKRIKVPPVNKSQLNKMIPHLIEDITLGNMSDYHLTFTSRDEDGFLLVSITAKAVIEKCLSLMQGIYLHPKSIIPIESFISSKTNEGFLVSYKDSSFVNYGNKWRWSSDKVTISSLVQEGLSEYGISKMSVYHDGNPKVDFGDVVFQIKHLADFINLNVDNFFFELNLLTGNFLPKVSWNKLIKSWYIVILSVFSIFLLQILNMTISAYKNESLTNNFNNLSIKSYQELYPNEPLTGNTTRQIKKKLKGIEEQGIGRFMDTFLISSEILSNNLDASIFSINFDKENNLFLLEIESPEFENLEEIKREFIDRGFVVETGSSRRSGSSVISEILIRQK; via the coding sequence ATGGATAATTTATTTCTCATTTTAGATACACATGATCATGATTTCATTGATTTCTTAATAGATGATGGAAACAATTCGTACAAGAGAGTTTCTTTTGTAGAAGAAAACTTTCAGGGATATGACCAATTTAAAATTCATCTGATTATTTCTAATTCTGGAACAAGATTTAAGAGAATAAAAGTTCCGCCAGTTAATAAATCTCAATTAAATAAAATGATACCTCATTTAATCGAAGATATAACTTTAGGTAATATGAGTGATTACCATTTAACTTTTACATCAAGAGATGAAGATGGCTTTTTATTAGTTTCAATTACTGCAAAAGCTGTCATTGAGAAATGTTTATCTTTGATGCAAGGCATTTACTTGCATCCCAAATCTATAATACCAATAGAATCTTTCATATCTAGTAAAACCAATGAAGGTTTTCTAGTCTCATATAAGGATTCTTCTTTTGTTAATTATGGAAATAAATGGAGGTGGAGCTCAGATAAAGTAACTATATCTTCTCTTGTTCAAGAGGGTTTATCTGAGTATGGAATTTCTAAGATGTCTGTATATCATGATGGTAATCCTAAAGTAGATTTTGGAGATGTAGTTTTTCAGATTAAGCATCTGGCAGATTTTATTAACTTAAATGTAGATAACTTCTTTTTTGAATTAAACTTATTGACAGGCAATTTTCTACCAAAGGTTTCATGGAATAAGCTAATAAAAAGTTGGTATATAGTTATTCTTTCAGTTTTTAGTATTTTTCTTTTACAGATATTAAATATGACTATCTCAGCTTATAAAAATGAATCTTTAACTAACAATTTTAATAATTTGTCTATCAAATCTTATCAAGAGCTTTATCCAAATGAACCTCTTACTGGCAATACTACACGTCAAATTAAGAAGAAGTTAAAGGGTATCGAAGAACAAGGAATAGGAAGGTTTATGGATACTTTTTTAATTTCTTCAGAAATATTATCTAATAATTTAGATGCTTCTATTTTCTCAATAAATTTCGATAAAGAAAATAATTTATTTTTACTAGAAATTGAGAGCCCTGAATTTGAAAATTTAGAGGAAATTAAGCGCGAATTCATTGATCGAGGTTTTGTAGTTGAAACCGGTTCCTCTAGAAGATCAGGAAGTTCTGTAATCAGCGAGATATTAATTAGACAGAAATGA
- the gspK gene encoding type II secretion system minor pseudopilin GspK: MTISVKERGAALILVLMVVAIITSVGVFSSNNLINLSKFSNDLKNRQQAQWYAVGVESTASNFLEQRVREKNRSKIIADNDLPVIKVTLEGAQIEGSLKDLNACFNVNSLIRKDEISGDSIINQGGVDHYKRLLKVLSFNDFEIGGLIYPLVDWLDSDVFYSDSLGAEDDYYIRKDPSYRTGNQPISVLLELNSIKNYSMEVVKNLSPYLCSLPLIGNTSVNINAIPEDKPALLAMFFGENFSLTSAKNILRDRPEGGFLDIAEFWAHPELEDVIVSKSVRSQLRVNSYFYLLKTKVLAQGYPYYMESVMSLEDSGFVSILSRNIGVYDG; the protein is encoded by the coding sequence ATGACTATTTCAGTCAAGGAAAGAGGCGCTGCTTTGATTCTTGTTCTAATGGTTGTTGCTATTATTACCTCCGTAGGTGTTTTTTCCTCTAATAATCTTATTAATTTATCTAAATTTTCTAATGATCTGAAAAATAGGCAACAAGCCCAATGGTATGCAGTGGGAGTTGAATCAACTGCTTCTAATTTCTTAGAGCAAAGAGTAAGAGAAAAAAATAGGTCTAAAATTATTGCAGATAATGATTTACCTGTAATTAAAGTTACCCTGGAAGGGGCCCAAATAGAAGGAAGCCTTAAAGATTTAAATGCATGCTTTAATGTGAATAGCCTGATTAGAAAAGACGAAATAAGTGGAGACTCAATTATTAATCAGGGTGGTGTAGATCATTATAAGAGGTTATTAAAAGTTTTAAGTTTTAATGATTTTGAGATAGGAGGTTTAATATATCCTTTAGTGGATTGGCTAGATAGTGACGTTTTTTATTCTGATTCTTTAGGTGCTGAAGATGATTATTATATTAGGAAAGACCCCTCTTACAGAACAGGAAATCAACCTATATCGGTATTATTAGAATTAAACAGCATTAAAAACTATTCGATGGAAGTTGTAAAAAATTTATCACCTTATCTTTGCTCTTTGCCATTAATAGGTAATACGAGCGTAAATATTAATGCCATCCCTGAAGATAAACCGGCCTTATTAGCAATGTTTTTTGGAGAAAATTTTTCTTTAACAAGTGCAAAAAATATTTTGAGAGATCGTCCAGAAGGTGGTTTTTTAGATATAGCTGAATTTTGGGCGCACCCAGAACTTGAAGACGTTATAGTATCAAAATCTGTAAGATCGCAATTGAGAGTAAATTCATATTTTTATCTTTTAAAAACTAAGGTCCTGGCTCAAGGATATCCTTATTACATGGAATCCGTTATGAGCCTAGAAGACTCAGGATTTGTTTCCATCTTATCAAGGAATATAGGAGTCTACGATGGATAA
- the gspJ gene encoding type II secretion system minor pseudopilin GspJ, whose translation MGEKGFTLVEVLVSISLLGLLGVLLFSGLSTSLSYNAEVSERSKLINRLELTNTQLSQDLIQSINRRARDNKGDYIDYSFKGNNQSELDDSPFLSFSINTLTVDKTKGAVRWIEYFLIDGNIQRKEYFYADRTEDTPVYSQILLSQVEEVEVRFYKDTIWTDRWPDVTDLDNNKLPKIVEVIFRVQSIGAIKKLFILSNTTL comes from the coding sequence ATGGGAGAAAAAGGTTTTACTTTAGTAGAGGTTTTAGTTTCTATCTCATTATTAGGTCTTTTAGGTGTTTTATTATTTTCAGGCCTTTCTACTAGCCTTAGTTATAATGCTGAAGTTTCTGAAAGATCTAAATTAATCAATAGATTAGAATTAACAAATACGCAACTTAGCCAAGATCTCATACAGTCCATCAATAGAAGGGCCAGAGACAATAAAGGAGATTATATTGATTATTCCTTTAAAGGTAATAATCAGAGTGAATTAGATGATTCACCTTTCCTATCATTTAGTATTAATACCCTCACAGTAGATAAAACAAAAGGAGCGGTCAGATGGATAGAGTATTTTTTGATAGATGGTAACATTCAAAGAAAGGAATATTTTTATGCAGATAGAACAGAGGATACCCCTGTCTATAGCCAGATTTTATTATCTCAAGTTGAAGAAGTAGAGGTGAGGTTTTATAAAGATACTATTTGGACCGATCGATGGCCAGATGTAACTGACTTAGATAACAATAAACTTCCTAAGATAGTTGAAGTTATATTTAGAGTTCAATCTATAGGGGCCATAAAAAAGTTGTTTATTTTATCTAATACAACTTTATGA
- the gspI gene encoding type II secretion system minor pseudopilin GspI translates to MIKPLEKGFTLVEVLVAFGILSFALISGLKIFSSNAIFSGFMEEDYLAGIVAENILIQTMLSEDGLVYASGTSMQADREFSWIRDIDFSEDGRAAQINITVSRQDGKEIASLLGYKTL, encoded by the coding sequence GTGATCAAGCCATTAGAAAAAGGCTTTACTTTGGTTGAAGTGCTTGTAGCTTTTGGAATCTTATCTTTTGCTTTAATATCTGGATTGAAAATATTTTCTTCCAATGCAATTTTTTCTGGTTTTATGGAAGAAGATTATTTAGCAGGGATAGTGGCTGAAAATATCTTAATTCAAACAATGCTTTCAGAGGACGGATTAGTATATGCATCTGGTACTTCTATGCAGGCAGATAGAGAATTTTCGTGGATTAGAGACATTGATTTTTCTGAAGATGGGAGAGCTGCTCAAATTAATATTACTGTTAGTAGACAAGATGGCAAAGAGATTGCCTCCCTTTTAGGCTATAAAACTTTGTAA
- the gspG gene encoding type II secretion system major pseudopilin GspG yields MKKKYKILNKFEHGFSLIEILVVLMIIGLLTSLVAVNVMPSQERARIEKAKADIVILENALEMYKLEKYTYPSEDQGLSFLVSSSQDKTNNSSRRYIKRLPDDPWGNPYQYNIPGENGDYDLFSLGADGDIGGEGDNSDIGNW; encoded by the coding sequence ATGAAAAAAAAATATAAGATCTTAAATAAGTTTGAACATGGATTTAGTTTAATAGAAATCTTAGTTGTACTAATGATTATTGGACTCTTAACAAGTTTAGTTGCTGTGAATGTTATGCCTAGTCAAGAGAGGGCTCGTATAGAGAAAGCTAAAGCAGATATAGTAATATTAGAGAACGCCCTAGAAATGTATAAATTGGAAAAATATACCTACCCCTCTGAAGATCAAGGCTTAAGTTTCTTGGTTTCATCTAGCCAAGATAAAACAAATAATTCTTCAAGAAGATATATAAAGAGACTTCCTGATGATCCTTGGGGTAACCCATATCAATATAATATTCCAGGAGAAAATGGAGATTATGATCTTTTTTCCTTAGGGGCTGATGGGGATATAGGTGGCGAAGGCGATAATTCGGATATAGGTAATTGGTAA
- a CDS encoding type II secretion system F family protein, whose translation MDGYNYVAIDQDGNQKKGIMSSDNPDAVRRDLISKNLSPLSVEKINNRFIFKIFKKGIGLKNTILMTRQLSALLSGGVPLDEALRAIADQSSNQKVKELSLVLSSKIKEGVSFKQSLKEFPETFDNLYVSLIAAGEESGELEEILENTGNYLEQRNKIQQSIVAALIYPLVLIFMALIIVGLLLVFVVPSIIDQFSNTDQALPVLTQGLISFSSFLTGTGPWLLVILVIFIVIITRYFGKEIFVSFFDKILLRLPLIKTFIINSNLTRFTSSLSILRSSNIPILHSINISSETLTNSELKTKLIKNLVKVGEGESLSASLASVKEVPPIVIQMVASGERSGNLEKMLVKTSSYLDQEFEQSTKLMMSFLEPLVVVIMGGIVAVIVAAILLPMMQMNNISLIS comes from the coding sequence ATGGACGGATATAATTATGTTGCCATAGATCAAGATGGCAATCAAAAAAAAGGAATTATGTCTTCAGATAATCCTGATGCTGTCAGAAGAGATTTAATAAGCAAAAACCTTTCCCCCTTAAGTGTGGAAAAAATAAATAATAGATTTATATTTAAAATATTTAAAAAAGGAATAGGGCTTAAGAATACAATCCTTATGACAAGGCAGCTATCAGCTTTATTATCGGGCGGCGTTCCATTAGATGAAGCCCTGCGGGCAATAGCTGACCAATCTTCTAATCAGAAGGTTAAAGAATTATCTTTAGTCTTATCGTCAAAAATTAAAGAAGGCGTAAGCTTTAAGCAATCTTTAAAAGAATTCCCGGAGACTTTTGATAATTTATATGTTTCTTTGATTGCCGCAGGAGAAGAAAGTGGAGAATTAGAGGAAATACTAGAGAATACTGGGAATTATTTAGAACAAAGGAATAAAATACAACAAAGCATTGTAGCTGCATTGATCTATCCTCTGGTGCTAATATTTATGGCTTTAATTATAGTAGGTCTTTTACTCGTATTTGTAGTTCCAAGTATAATTGATCAATTCTCTAATACCGATCAAGCTTTACCTGTTTTAACCCAAGGATTAATTTCTTTTTCTAGTTTCTTGACTGGAACCGGCCCTTGGCTTTTAGTAATTCTTGTTATATTTATAGTTATTATTACTAGGTACTTTGGAAAAGAAATCTTTGTTAGTTTTTTTGATAAAATTCTACTTAGATTACCTTTAATTAAAACTTTTATAATCAATTCTAATCTTACTCGTTTTACTAGTTCCTTGAGTATTTTAAGATCTAGTAATATACCAATATTGCATTCAATAAATATTTCTTCAGAAACATTAACAAATTCAGAGTTGAAGACAAAATTAATAAAAAATTTAGTAAAGGTAGGAGAAGGTGAGTCCTTATCAGCATCTCTTGCTTCAGTAAAAGAAGTTCCGCCTATAGTAATCCAAATGGTAGCAAGTGGAGAAAGAAGCGGAAACTTAGAAAAGATGTTGGTAAAAACTTCTTCATATCTAGATCAAGAGTTTGAACAGTCCACTAAACTTATGATGAGTTTCTTGGAACCTTTAGTTGTAGTTATCATGGGAGGTATAGTTGCAGTAATAGTGGCAGCCATCCTTTTACCTATGATGCAAATGAATAATATTTCTTTAATAAGTTAA
- the gspE gene encoding type II secretion system ATPase GspE, protein MDELSLDTTTPEIPYRFAKDHQVVVFKVLTTEVKLKCTQNTSLQALSEINSCFARPLIIERVSIEELDIIISDIYGNSSTASSALAENIDDNYDLTALAENLPQTSDLLDTDNDAPVIKLINAILSEAIKASASDIHIEPFENYLSIRFRVDGVLQEILKPSEKMAPMINARIKVMSQLDIAEKRIPQDGRMSLQLGKKWIDIRVSTLPSSFGERLVLRILDKAETQLGLEQLGMSSNTLSQVKKILKKQNGIVLVSGPTGSGKTTTLYSALNILNDKTRNILTVEDPIEYGLEGVGQTQVNTKVGMTFARGLRAILRQDPDVVMVGEIRDLETAEISIQASLTGHLVLSTVHTNDSVGVVTRLRDMGIESYLLSSSLKGVLAQRLVRRLCVKCKKQETVSDNVHLPDSSEVYVSVGCEECHETGYLGRIGLFEFFSIDDMVKEAINSNASEEELTELSFSEENRLFESGLELVMQGLTSLDEVLRVTKEL, encoded by the coding sequence ATGGATGAATTATCTCTAGATACAACTACTCCAGAAATACCTTATAGGTTTGCTAAAGATCATCAAGTGGTTGTCTTTAAAGTTTTGACTACGGAAGTGAAGCTTAAATGTACTCAAAATACATCACTTCAGGCACTTTCTGAAATAAATTCCTGTTTTGCTAGGCCACTAATTATTGAAAGAGTGAGCATAGAAGAATTAGATATAATTATTTCAGATATCTATGGTAATTCTTCTACGGCTTCCTCTGCTTTAGCTGAAAATATAGATGATAATTATGATTTAACTGCTTTAGCTGAGAACTTACCTCAGACATCTGATTTATTAGATACAGATAATGACGCGCCTGTTATCAAGTTAATTAATGCTATTTTATCCGAGGCAATAAAAGCGAGTGCTTCAGATATACACATAGAACCTTTTGAAAATTATCTTTCAATAAGGTTTAGAGTAGATGGTGTACTGCAAGAGATCCTCAAGCCTTCAGAAAAGATGGCTCCAATGATAAATGCTCGGATTAAAGTTATGTCACAGCTGGATATTGCTGAAAAAAGGATTCCACAAGATGGACGAATGTCATTGCAATTAGGAAAAAAATGGATAGATATAAGAGTTTCTACCTTACCTTCTAGTTTTGGAGAAAGGCTAGTCTTAAGAATTTTAGATAAGGCAGAAACTCAATTAGGGTTAGAGCAATTAGGTATGTCTTCAAACACATTAAGTCAAGTTAAGAAAATCCTAAAGAAGCAGAATGGAATTGTTTTAGTTAGTGGCCCAACTGGATCAGGAAAAACTACTACTCTTTATTCAGCTTTAAATATTTTAAATGATAAGACAAGAAATATTTTGACTGTTGAAGATCCTATTGAATACGGTCTAGAAGGGGTTGGGCAAACTCAAGTAAATACAAAGGTAGGCATGACTTTCGCTAGAGGTTTAAGGGCTATACTAAGGCAAGATCCTGATGTTGTGATGGTGGGAGAAATTAGGGATTTAGAGACTGCAGAAATATCAATTCAAGCAAGTCTTACAGGTCATCTTGTTTTATCCACTGTTCATACGAATGACTCAGTAGGAGTAGTAACGCGCTTAAGAGATATGGGAATAGAATCTTATTTACTTTCTTCATCTTTAAAAGGAGTCTTAGCACAACGACTAGTGAGGAGATTGTGTGTTAAATGTAAAAAACAAGAAACTGTATCAGATAATGTTCATCTACCTGATTCGTCTGAAGTGTATGTAAGTGTTGGTTGCGAAGAATGCCATGAAACTGGTTATTTGGGTCGAATTGGTCTTTTTGAATTCTTTAGTATTGATGACATGGTAAAAGAAGCAATAAATAGTAATGCTTCAGAAGAAGAATTAACTGAATTGAGCTTTTCAGAAGAAAATAGGTTGTTTGAATCTGGACTAGAACTAGTTATGCAAGGTCTTACTTCGCTTGACGAGGTTTTAAGGGTAACTAAAGAGTTGTAA
- the gspD gene encoding type II secretion system secretin GspD: MRFITSQLKIRSILSLILLLQLSILSSATINLRDADIRAFASDIAKITNKTIVLDPRIKGMVTVVSNQDLNNQEAYAVFLSVLKVHGYSAIENSGVVKVMPESSGRQDFSSGRPDLDSLTTEVIRLKQANAKNLTPLLKPLINKQGHIAAYEATNSLIIADYVGNLIRIKNLLKELDKSPADFFELIPLKNTSANEISRILNSMYQGSNSSSLNSYSVIAVDGSNSLLLRGQKALVNQLKDVIKDLDKSDFESSNLKVVYLKYAQAEEVASILKDVAKNLEGQKESSGELKGFNASISFHLDTNSLVISAQPEILKTLESIISQLDIRRAQVLVEALIIEVSDKLAQDLGVQLLYSGDGKNSPALAQRFGSPNPDLIAITGSQINDDNISSNLSSTASNSLLGLEGMAAGIARVKNDSESFAAILNIVTNDADSNVLSTPSIMTMDNEQASIIVGQEIPITTGETLSTNNSNPFRTVQRQEVGVKLTVTPQINEGNAVKLLINQEVSSVVGPITATTTDLITSKRQIQTTVLVEDGDTIVLGGLIDDDVQESEKKVPILGDIPLIGRLFKSSSTSRSKRNLIVFMRPKIIRDTASLRAVSSRKYNYFQAIQNSLKKQGRITPELSIMQEVIESKDPSN, translated from the coding sequence ATGAGATTCATAACTTCACAACTTAAGATTAGGAGTATTTTAAGCCTCATTCTTCTTTTACAATTAAGCATCTTATCTTCAGCTACAATTAACCTGAGAGATGCAGATATACGAGCTTTCGCATCAGATATTGCTAAAATTACTAATAAAACAATAGTTTTAGATCCAAGAATTAAAGGAATGGTGACGGTTGTCTCAAATCAAGATCTAAATAATCAAGAGGCCTATGCTGTATTTTTATCTGTTTTAAAGGTCCATGGTTATTCAGCTATTGAAAATAGTGGAGTTGTAAAAGTTATGCCTGAATCAAGTGGGAGGCAAGATTTTTCGTCAGGAAGACCTGACTTAGACAGCCTGACAACTGAAGTTATACGTTTAAAACAAGCTAATGCCAAAAATTTAACTCCTCTATTAAAGCCTTTAATCAATAAACAAGGTCATATTGCAGCTTATGAGGCAACTAATTCCCTGATCATTGCTGACTATGTTGGGAATTTAATTAGAATAAAAAATCTTCTAAAGGAATTAGATAAAAGTCCAGCTGATTTTTTTGAATTAATTCCGTTAAAAAATACTTCTGCAAATGAGATTTCAAGGATACTTAATTCCATGTATCAGGGATCAAATTCTTCCTCCTTAAATTCATACAGTGTTATAGCCGTAGATGGAAGTAATTCTTTATTACTTAGGGGTCAAAAAGCTTTAGTTAATCAATTAAAAGACGTTATAAAAGATCTAGACAAGTCAGATTTTGAATCTAGCAATTTAAAAGTAGTATATTTAAAATATGCTCAAGCCGAAGAAGTTGCTAGCATCCTTAAGGATGTAGCAAAAAATTTAGAAGGTCAAAAAGAATCTTCAGGAGAATTAAAAGGTTTTAATGCTAGTATTAGCTTTCATCTGGATACTAATTCATTAGTAATATCAGCTCAACCAGAGATACTAAAAACCTTAGAATCAATAATTTCACAATTAGATATCAGGCGAGCACAAGTTCTAGTAGAAGCTTTGATAATTGAAGTTTCTGATAAACTTGCTCAAGATCTTGGAGTTCAGTTGCTTTATTCTGGAGATGGTAAAAATTCACCAGCTCTGGCCCAGAGGTTTGGTAGTCCAAACCCAGACCTTATTGCCATTACTGGATCTCAAATTAATGATGATAATATTTCTTCGAATCTGTCTTCAACTGCATCTAACTCTCTATTAGGCTTAGAAGGTATGGCTGCTGGTATAGCAAGAGTAAAAAATGATAGTGAAAGCTTTGCAGCCATATTAAATATTGTGACAAATGATGCAGATTCAAATGTCCTCTCCACACCTTCTATTATGACTATGGATAATGAGCAAGCATCCATAATAGTTGGGCAAGAGATACCAATCACAACTGGTGAGACTCTTAGTACAAATAATTCTAATCCTTTCAGGACAGTTCAAAGACAAGAAGTGGGAGTTAAACTCACTGTAACTCCTCAAATTAACGAAGGAAATGCTGTTAAATTGTTAATTAACCAAGAAGTTTCAAGTGTTGTGGGTCCCATAACCGCAACTACAACTGACTTAATAACTAGTAAAAGACAAATTCAAACAACAGTTTTAGTAGAAGACGGTGATACGATAGTTTTAGGGGGATTGATTGATGATGATGTGCAAGAATCAGAAAAGAAAGTACCAATTCTAGGGGATATTCCATTAATAGGAAGGTTATTTAAATCAAGTTCAACTTCAAGATCAAAAAGAAATTTAATTGTCTTTATGAGGCCAAAGATAATAAGAGATACTGCTTCATTAAGAGCAGTTAGTAGTAGAAAATATAATTATTTCCAGGCTATTCAAAATAGTTTAAAGAAACAAGGGCGTATCACCCCTGAATTAAGTATTATGCAAGAAGTCATAGAATCAAAAGATCCTAGTAATTAG